Proteins encoded together in one Halothermothrix orenii H 168 window:
- a CDS encoding glycoside hydrolase family 65 protein — protein MRKYHLKKFYQNPLYKYEPWTITEKEFKIENNHHNETIFALGNGYMGLRGTLEEDYSGPEQTTTPGTYINGVYTEEKIIYGEEAPDLPEFYQTMVNLADWTGINLYLGDEKFDMLQGKVSGYKRVLDMKEGTLTRELTWESPQGRKVKLTIKRFLSLASPHIGVIKYSFTPVNFDGTITVESSLKGDVQNYHTLRNKKPLQVIDKAFSDGMLYLVHKIKNSGIEVATAVKNVISAGSGEIETTNSLIEGDKVIKLYKIEASQGQEYTLEKYACLYHSLEIDKEDIVDKVITEVSKAAEKGWDYLFENHCQFLQNYWDDVDIKIYGDDALQQALRFNAFHLIQSTGRDGKTNIAAKGLTGEYYEGHYFWDTETYILPFYLYSKPEISKDLLMFRYYTLDEARENARRMRLDGALYPWRTINGKEASGFFMGSTVQYHIDADIAYAINLYVTATRDYDFLFNYGAEILFETARMWASRGSYIELKGNRFCINEVCGPDEYKPGVNNNCYTNYMAKLNLELALEAYRLMEKKAPDNLKKLVEKINLQDSELEAWKRAADNMYLPYNEELGIHPQDDSFLYKDPIDVDSIPEEDIPLVKNWHPLVIWRYQVIKQADVILLMLLLGDQFTTQQKKANYDFYEPKTTHDSSLSPAIYSIIASEIGYHDSAYNYFMQTARLDLDDYNKNAYQGVHTACMAGTWLALVQGFAGMRNYNGELHFSPCLPEKWDGYEFKVKFRGRQLKITVNEEGVMYKLIKGEKLSFYHGDRKLELNSGEEHNIEMG, from the coding sequence ATGAGAAAATACCATCTGAAGAAATTTTACCAGAATCCGCTGTATAAATATGAACCATGGACGATAACTGAGAAAGAATTTAAGATAGAAAATAATCACCACAATGAAACAATTTTTGCCCTCGGTAATGGTTATATGGGATTAAGGGGGACTCTGGAAGAAGATTATTCAGGGCCGGAACAGACAACTACCCCTGGTACATACATAAACGGGGTTTATACTGAAGAGAAAATAATATACGGAGAAGAGGCACCTGATTTACCGGAGTTTTATCAGACCATGGTCAATCTGGCTGACTGGACTGGAATTAACCTTTACCTTGGTGATGAAAAATTTGATATGTTACAGGGTAAGGTCAGCGGTTATAAACGGGTTCTTGATATGAAGGAAGGGACTTTAACCAGGGAACTTACCTGGGAGAGTCCTCAGGGAAGGAAAGTTAAGTTAACAATAAAAAGGTTTTTATCCCTGGCATCACCACATATCGGAGTTATTAAATATAGCTTTACCCCAGTTAATTTTGATGGTACCATAACCGTTGAGTCATCTCTAAAGGGAGATGTTCAAAATTATCATACCTTAAGAAATAAAAAACCTTTACAGGTAATAGATAAGGCTTTTTCCGATGGAATGCTGTATCTTGTTCATAAAATAAAAAACAGTGGTATTGAAGTGGCTACTGCTGTTAAGAATGTAATTTCAGCTGGTTCAGGTGAAATTGAAACTACTAATAGCCTTATTGAGGGAGATAAGGTTATAAAATTATATAAGATCGAAGCCAGCCAGGGTCAAGAGTATACTCTAGAGAAATATGCCTGTCTGTACCATTCCCTGGAGATAGATAAAGAAGATATTGTGGATAAAGTTATTACTGAAGTTAGTAAGGCCGCTGAAAAGGGCTGGGATTATCTTTTCGAAAACCATTGTCAATTTTTACAGAACTACTGGGATGATGTTGATATTAAAATATACGGAGATGATGCCCTGCAGCAGGCTTTAAGGTTTAATGCCTTTCATCTCATTCAGTCAACCGGGCGTGACGGAAAGACTAATATTGCTGCCAAAGGACTCACCGGAGAATATTATGAAGGGCATTATTTCTGGGATACAGAAACATATATATTGCCTTTTTATCTCTATAGTAAACCGGAGATTTCAAAGGATCTACTTATGTTCCGTTACTATACCCTTGATGAAGCCCGGGAAAATGCCCGCAGGATGAGGCTGGATGGGGCCTTATACCCGTGGCGAACGATTAATGGTAAAGAAGCCTCAGGGTTTTTTATGGGTTCAACCGTACAGTATCATATAGATGCTGACATTGCTTATGCCATTAACCTGTATGTAACTGCAACCAGAGATTATGATTTCTTGTTTAATTACGGCGCTGAAATCCTGTTTGAAACTGCCCGGATGTGGGCCAGCCGGGGGAGTTATATTGAGCTTAAAGGAAATCGCTTCTGTATCAATGAGGTTTGTGGTCCGGATGAATATAAACCGGGAGTCAATAATAATTGTTATACCAACTATATGGCTAAATTGAATCTGGAACTGGCATTAGAGGCATACCGGTTGATGGAGAAAAAAGCCCCTGATAATTTAAAAAAATTAGTTGAAAAGATTAATTTACAGGATTCAGAACTTGAAGCCTGGAAAAGGGCTGCTGACAACATGTATTTACCATATAATGAAGAACTGGGAATCCATCCCCAGGACGATTCCTTCCTGTATAAAGACCCTATAGATGTAGATAGCATACCGGAAGAGGATATTCCTCTGGTTAAAAACTGGCATCCCCTGGTTATATGGCGCTACCAGGTAATAAAACAGGCAGATGTAATTTTATTGATGTTATTACTGGGTGACCAATTTACCACCCAGCAGAAGAAAGCCAACTATGATTTTTATGAACCCAAAACTACCCATGATTCCTCTTTGTCACCGGCAATTTATAGTATTATTGCCAGTGAAATCGGGTATCATGACTCTGCCTACAATTACTTTATGCAAACAGCCAGGCTGGACCTGGATGATTATAATAAAAATGCCTATCAGGGTGTCCATACAGCCTGTATGGCCGGAACCTGGCTTGCGTTAGTCCAGGGATTTGCTGGAATGCGTAATTATAATGGCGAACTCCACTTTAGCCCCTGTTTACCGGAAAAGTGGGATGGGTATGAATTTAAGGTTAAGTTCAGGGGAAGACAGCTTAAAATTACTGTAAATGAAGAGGGAGTCATGTATAAGCTTATTAAAGGTGAAAAATTGAGCTTCTACCATGGAGATAGGAAACTGGAATTAAATTCAGGGGAGGAGCATAATATAGAAATGGGATAA
- a CDS encoding prenyltransferase — translation MLNTIKKWLIAIRPFGFATTLVSTTLGASLAFYHGSFNPGLYFMTMAPLLLIHTGTNLINDYYDYKFGLDGEQSLSSSGLNRVNGQIKLNQIYTVAIACFLASIPFGAYLTLLRGPIIFILGTLGALAGYFYTASPISYKYYGLGGPSIFIFMGVMMVWGMFYIQTGINSWYPVLVGLPVSFLITGMQHSNELRDYENDMKNGIKTAPVIMGFERARYYYYFLIISAYISLVLLITYNLLPLWTTLAFITIPLAYLPVKKVATATSQNDLKGIDYQMARLNIQFGIFLSGAIIISKYM, via the coding sequence TTGCTGAATACAATTAAGAAATGGTTAATTGCTATTAGACCATTTGGCTTTGCAACAACTCTGGTCTCAACAACCCTGGGAGCATCCCTGGCCTTCTATCATGGTAGTTTTAACCCAGGGCTCTATTTTATGACAATGGCTCCTCTACTTTTGATCCATACTGGAACAAATCTGATCAATGATTATTATGATTATAAATTCGGCCTTGACGGTGAACAGAGTCTATCCTCAAGTGGCCTCAACAGAGTTAATGGTCAAATTAAATTAAATCAAATATATACTGTAGCCATTGCCTGTTTTCTGGCCAGTATCCCCTTTGGGGCATATTTAACCCTGTTAAGGGGACCTATTATCTTTATTCTGGGAACACTGGGGGCGCTGGCAGGGTATTTTTATACAGCATCTCCCATCAGTTATAAATACTATGGTCTTGGTGGCCCCTCCATATTTATTTTTATGGGGGTTATGATGGTCTGGGGAATGTTTTATATTCAGACAGGAATTAATAGCTGGTATCCGGTACTGGTGGGCCTTCCTGTTAGCTTTTTAATTACAGGAATGCAGCATTCCAATGAATTGAGGGATTATGAAAATGATATGAAAAATGGTATAAAAACAGCCCCGGTAATAATGGGGTTTGAAAGAGCCAGGTATTATTATTATTTTCTTATCATCTCTGCCTATATATCCCTGGTCTTGCTTATTACCTATAACCTGCTACCCCTCTGGACCACCCTGGCCTTTATAACTATACCCCTGGCCTATTTACCAGTAAAAAAAGTAGCAACAGCCACGTCTCAGAATGACCTTAAAGGTATTGACTATCAGATGGCCCGGTTAAACATTCAATTCGGCATTTTCCTGTCCGGGGCCATTATTATCAGTAAATATATGTAA
- a CDS encoding MogA/MoaB family molybdenum cofactor biosynthesis protein encodes MIKVAILSIAGGDSEEEDQTKPIIKEFVDKIGGKEVCYKRVPESFGKIREALFNISERGMADLILTSGGTGFARKDVTPEATMAVIEREVPGITELMRWELMKRCPEACLTRARAGIRKSTLIVNLPGKPGEIKDSLESICTVLIHGLAELKKV; translated from the coding sequence ATGATTAAAGTGGCCATACTTTCTATTGCCGGGGGAGATTCTGAAGAAGAGGACCAGACCAAACCTATTATAAAAGAATTTGTTGATAAAATAGGGGGTAAAGAGGTTTGTTATAAAAGGGTACCTGAGAGCTTTGGAAAAATCAGAGAGGCCCTTTTTAATATAAGTGAGAGGGGCATGGCTGATTTAATTTTAACTTCAGGGGGGACAGGTTTTGCCAGAAAAGATGTAACTCCTGAGGCCACTATGGCAGTAATTGAACGTGAAGTTCCGGGAATAACAGAATTAATGAGGTGGGAATTGATGAAGAGATGCCCTGAGGCCTGTCTCACCAGGGCCAGGGCCGGTATTAGAAAGTCGACATTGATTGTTAATTTACCTGGAAAACCAGGAGAAATAAAAGACAGCCTGGAATCCATTTGTACAGTCTTAATCCATGGGTTAGCGGAATTAAAAAAGGTCTAA
- a CDS encoding valine--tRNA ligase — translation MKKLPKTYDPGKVEDKWYEYWEEKGFFEAETKPDRESFSIVMPPPNITGQLHLGHALDNTLQDILTRWKRMKGYNTLWLPGTDHASIATEVKVVDKIRDEGLDKDSLGRDGFLKRAWEWKEEYGGRITSQLRKLGSSCDWSRERFTMDEGCSRAVREVFVELYKRGLIYQGDYIVNWCPDCHTTLSDIEVEHEEKEGKLYHIKYPLKDGDGYITVATTRPETMLGDTAVAVHPGDDRYKDLVGSHVVLPLMDREIPIIADEYVDSEFGTGMVKVTPAHDPNDFEMGQRHDLPLVKVIDEDAKMTEEAGDYAGLDRYECREKVVEDLKKQGLLEKIEDHQHSVGQCYRCDTVIEPLVSKQWFVKMKPLAEPAIRIVKEGKVRFVPERFSKVYLNWMENIQDWCISRQLWWGHRIPVWYCQDCGETIVSKEEEVKVCPGCGSENLKQDEDVLDTWFSSALWPFSTMGWPDRTEDLDYFYPTDVLVTGRDIIFFWVARMIFMALEFMDEPPFKDVYIHGLIRDALGRKMSKSLGNGIDPLEVVEKYGADALRFMLITGNTPGNDMRFREERLEASRNFANKIWNAARFILMNTDDLDPSEIDENDLKLTLADKWMLSRLQKVIEEVDKAFEKYYFGEAAKVLYDFIWSEFCDWYIELIKPRLYQDKDVMEKRTAQYTGLKVLEKILRLLHPVMPFITEEIWQQLSISNGESIMISSWPEVESELINEEVEEHMQLIMNIIKSIRNIRNEMKVNPGRRITAILNSPTQKLELLEAGAEYIKDLARVKELTITESLQKKPDKVSTAVVNGVEIILPLEGMVDLEKEVERLKKEMEKVDFEINRARGKLANEGFVNKAPQHLVEAEREKLKTYQDKKEKLLSRLKELK, via the coding sequence TTGAAAAAACTACCGAAGACTTATGATCCCGGTAAAGTAGAGGATAAATGGTATGAATACTGGGAAGAAAAAGGTTTTTTTGAGGCTGAAACAAAGCCCGACCGTGAGTCTTTCAGTATTGTAATGCCACCACCGAATATTACTGGCCAGCTCCATCTGGGGCATGCCCTGGATAATACCCTTCAGGATATTTTGACCAGATGGAAAAGGATGAAGGGTTATAATACCCTGTGGTTACCAGGTACTGACCATGCCAGTATAGCCACTGAGGTTAAGGTTGTTGATAAGATCAGGGACGAAGGACTGGATAAAGACAGCCTTGGTCGTGATGGCTTTTTAAAAAGGGCCTGGGAATGGAAGGAAGAATATGGTGGCCGGATTACCAGTCAGTTAAGGAAACTGGGGTCATCGTGTGACTGGTCCCGGGAAAGGTTTACAATGGATGAAGGCTGTTCCCGGGCAGTTCGTGAAGTATTTGTAGAGCTATATAAAAGGGGGTTAATCTATCAGGGTGATTATATTGTAAACTGGTGTCCAGATTGCCACACCACTCTCTCTGATATTGAGGTTGAACATGAAGAAAAAGAAGGGAAACTTTACCATATTAAGTATCCATTAAAAGATGGAGACGGTTATATCACGGTAGCTACCACCAGGCCGGAGACCATGCTCGGGGATACAGCTGTGGCCGTTCACCCTGGGGATGACCGGTATAAAGACCTGGTAGGTTCCCATGTTGTTCTGCCCCTGATGGATAGAGAAATTCCTATTATAGCCGATGAATATGTTGATAGTGAATTTGGAACAGGTATGGTTAAAGTGACCCCGGCCCATGACCCAAACGACTTTGAGATGGGTCAGCGTCATGACCTGCCCCTGGTTAAAGTTATAGATGAGGATGCTAAAATGACAGAGGAAGCTGGTGATTATGCCGGGCTTGACCGCTATGAATGCCGGGAAAAGGTTGTGGAAGATCTTAAAAAACAGGGACTGCTGGAAAAGATTGAAGACCACCAACATTCGGTGGGCCAGTGTTATCGATGTGACACTGTTATTGAGCCACTTGTTTCCAAGCAGTGGTTTGTTAAAATGAAGCCCCTGGCCGAACCGGCCATCAGAATTGTAAAAGAGGGGAAGGTTAGATTTGTTCCGGAACGGTTTAGTAAGGTTTATTTAAACTGGATGGAAAATATTCAGGACTGGTGTATTTCAAGACAGTTATGGTGGGGACATAGAATTCCTGTCTGGTACTGTCAGGACTGTGGAGAGACCATTGTAAGCAAGGAAGAAGAGGTTAAAGTTTGCCCTGGCTGTGGTAGTGAAAATCTCAAACAGGATGAGGATGTCCTTGATACCTGGTTCAGTTCTGCCCTCTGGCCTTTCTCTACAATGGGCTGGCCAGACCGGACTGAAGACCTTGATTATTTTTATCCCACTGATGTCCTGGTTACAGGTCGAGATATCATCTTCTTCTGGGTTGCAAGAATGATATTTATGGCTTTAGAATTTATGGATGAGCCACCCTTTAAAGATGTATATATTCACGGGCTAATCAGAGATGCCCTGGGGAGGAAGATGAGTAAGTCCCTAGGTAATGGAATTGATCCTCTGGAGGTTGTCGAAAAATACGGAGCCGATGCCCTTAGATTTATGCTGATAACCGGTAATACCCCCGGAAATGATATGAGGTTCAGGGAAGAAAGGTTGGAAGCAAGTCGAAATTTCGCCAACAAAATCTGGAACGCGGCCCGTTTTATCTTGATGAATACAGATGACCTTGATCCTTCAGAAATTGATGAGAATGACCTCAAGTTAACCCTGGCCGATAAATGGATGTTAAGCAGACTCCAGAAGGTTATAGAGGAAGTGGATAAAGCCTTTGAAAAGTATTATTTCGGGGAAGCGGCTAAAGTACTTTATGATTTTATCTGGAGTGAATTCTGTGACTGGTACATTGAGTTGATTAAACCAAGGCTATATCAGGATAAAGATGTTATGGAAAAGAGAACTGCCCAGTATACAGGATTAAAGGTTCTGGAGAAAATATTAAGGTTACTCCATCCCGTTATGCCCTTTATTACAGAAGAGATATGGCAGCAGTTATCAATCAGTAATGGAGAAAGTATTATGATTAGTTCATGGCCAGAAGTTGAGAGCGAATTGATTAATGAAGAAGTAGAAGAGCATATGCAGTTAATCATGAATATTATAAAATCTATCAGGAATATAAGGAATGAAATGAAAGTTAACCCCGGCAGAAGGATTACAGCTATCTTAAATTCACCAACCCAGAAGCTGGAGTTGCTGGAAGCAGGGGCTGAATATATTAAAGACCTGGCCCGGGTTAAGGAGTTAACCATAACTGAATCCTTACAGAAGAAACCGGATAAAGTTTCTACAGCAGTTGTCAATGGTGTTGAGATTATTCTGCCACTGGAGGGTATGGTTGATCTTGAAAAAGAGGTAGAAAGGCTCAAAAAAGAAATGGAAAAGGTTGATTTTGAAATAAACAGGGCCAGAGGAAAACTGGCCAATGAGGGTTTTGTTAATAAGGCTCCTCAACATTTAGTTGAAGCCGAGAGGGAAAAACTTAAAACCTACCAGGATAAAAAGGAAAAGCTTTTGAGCAGGCTGAAAGAGTTAAAATAG
- a CDS encoding sensor histidine kinase: MTISFPNFYLYYVITELTVFTLVLKILKTTRNNLYFIIPFIHTAFLYIFRSHLHPVFSLTFSIILGGILIHYILRFNIIQSLIITLITFSIYIPLENMVFALFFYFSSEDYYTTLNSITYTGTILLIFLLIIFGFTLLLKCLNSKNNLNSEKFNYINWENIELSSVIIFIFIENIAFSYYFTHLLVLRPGGSNKEILLFSTALLILIIVSLLMVRFIKLINKKIDLAAAEEKINSLSNLNFALKRQLHDFKHHLQLLTFLIQMKKYDRALEYMKSVTTELNELGKISSTGIPALNGLLQYKMALAKKEDIKLQVEALAKLENLPLNPSKICRVIGNLIDNAIEYLKDKKDLEKYIQLIITDTRHEYHINLSNPVTPKDHLNENMLSKFLQPGFSTKGKNRGLGLAIVNEIIKESGGKFLPQLDEEEGILSFQIIIPKSNSNDKPF, encoded by the coding sequence ATGACAATTTCTTTCCCTAATTTTTATTTATACTATGTAATAACTGAACTAACGGTCTTTACACTGGTTTTAAAAATCCTTAAAACAACCAGAAACAATTTATATTTTATTATACCCTTTATCCATACTGCTTTTTTATACATATTTAGATCCCATCTCCACCCGGTTTTTTCCCTGACCTTTTCTATAATCCTGGGGGGTATACTTATTCATTATATCCTGAGGTTTAATATAATCCAGAGCCTGATAATTACCCTGATTACATTTTCTATTTATATACCCCTGGAGAATATGGTCTTTGCCCTCTTCTTTTATTTTTCATCAGAAGACTATTACACTACTCTAAATTCTATAACATATACAGGCACCATTTTACTCATATTTTTATTAATCATCTTTGGTTTTACCCTTCTACTCAAGTGCCTGAACTCAAAGAATAACCTTAACAGTGAAAAGTTTAATTACATTAACTGGGAGAATATAGAATTAAGCTCTGTAATTATCTTCATTTTTATTGAAAACATTGCCTTTTCATACTATTTCACTCATCTTCTGGTCCTTAGACCCGGTGGTAGTAATAAAGAAATTCTCCTTTTTTCCACAGCCTTATTAATCTTGATCATTGTCTCTTTATTAATGGTTAGATTTATTAAACTTATTAATAAAAAAATAGACCTGGCAGCAGCCGAGGAAAAAATAAACTCCCTTTCCAACCTTAACTTTGCTTTAAAACGGCAACTACATGATTTTAAACATCATCTCCAGCTCCTGACCTTTTTAATCCAGATGAAGAAATATGACAGGGCCCTTGAATATATGAAAAGTGTAACCACTGAACTAAATGAACTGGGTAAAATTAGTAGTACCGGAATACCTGCCCTCAACGGACTTCTCCAGTATAAAATGGCCCTGGCTAAAAAAGAAGATATCAAACTCCAGGTGGAAGCCCTGGCCAAACTGGAAAATCTACCCCTGAACCCTAGCAAGATTTGTCGGGTTATCGGAAACCTTATTGATAATGCCATCGAATACTTAAAAGATAAAAAGGACCTTGAAAAATATATACAGTTAATTATAACCGATACCAGACATGAATACCACATAAACCTGTCCAACCCTGTAACCCCGAAAGACCATTTAAACGAAAACATGTTATCTAAATTTTTACAACCCGGTTTTTCCACCAAGGGAAAAAACCGGGGATTAGGTCTTGCCATTGTTAATGAAATTATAAAAGAAAGTGGTGGGAAATTTTTACCTCAACTCGATGAAGAAGAAGGAATTTTGTCATTTCAAATAATAATACCAAAAAGCAACAGTAATGATAAACCATTTTAA
- a CDS encoding Hsp20/alpha crystallin family protein, translating into MRRYPLERHPFSEVNSLRDQMDRFFENLPYENFMNFRPSIDVFEKDGNVIVEADIPGINPDDIEIAISEDRLNIKGKVEKNEEVKEDNYYRTERQFGSFNRNINLPARVNHKKAEARVNNGVLKIKIPKMEHESEKITRLRPH; encoded by the coding sequence ATGAGGCGATACCCTCTGGAAAGGCATCCCTTTAGTGAAGTTAACTCTCTCAGGGACCAGATGGACCGTTTTTTTGAAAATCTCCCCTATGAAAATTTTATGAATTTTAGACCCTCTATTGATGTCTTTGAAAAGGATGGAAATGTTATTGTCGAAGCCGATATCCCGGGAATTAACCCTGACGACATTGAAATTGCCATAAGTGAAGACCGCTTAAATATCAAAGGAAAAGTAGAAAAAAATGAAGAAGTTAAAGAAGATAACTATTACCGGACAGAAAGACAGTTCGGCAGTTTTAATAGAAATATAAATCTGCCAGCCCGGGTTAACCATAAAAAAGCTGAAGCCCGGGTCAACAATGGCGTACTTAAAATAAAGATACCCAAAATGGAACACGAATCAGAAAAAATCACTCGCTTACGCCCTCATTAA
- a CDS encoding ribonuclease H-like domain-containing protein, translating into MNLREKLKKITVEGGNRGNKDNQTSHNTLRISLEGAIEISNEAGGFLKKEKTYPLDYKHGIYKLSDINKLGPGGLSKLDSGGVSGVENITPGDLLFVDTETTGLMGGSGTLVFLVGIGYFDKSNFKIEQFLIRDFEDEPAMLFHLGNILKDYPAIVSFNGKSFDLPLLNSRFILNRFNPLEFENHIDLLYPARRVWNHLESCALGSLEERVLNINRIDDLPGHEVPKTFFRFLNEKKGQLLQPVLKHNLLDILTLVTLMVHLVNAFSGVIELTGEELYNLGKAHERDKNLMESIKCYEMALKRTKNSCLRSKICHRLSWQYKRAGRWKEAVTVWEEMISNNLGGIFPYVELAKYYEHREKNLTRAFKYTEQALAYLNKYRALTLNNEKREELIYRQNRIRHKLMRA; encoded by the coding sequence ATGAATTTGCGGGAGAAGTTGAAAAAGATAACAGTAGAGGGTGGTAACCGGGGGAATAAAGATAACCAGACATCACATAACACTCTCAGAATATCGCTAGAAGGTGCTATAGAAATATCAAATGAGGCCGGTGGTTTTTTAAAAAAGGAAAAAACATACCCTCTGGACTATAAACACGGGATTTATAAACTAAGTGATATCAATAAGTTAGGCCCCGGGGGATTGTCAAAACTCGATAGTGGAGGTGTTAGCGGGGTTGAAAACATAACTCCAGGTGATCTCCTTTTTGTTGATACGGAAACAACGGGTCTTATGGGGGGCAGTGGAACCCTGGTTTTCCTGGTCGGTATCGGGTATTTTGATAAGAGTAATTTTAAAATAGAGCAGTTTTTAATCAGGGATTTCGAAGATGAACCTGCTATGCTGTTTCATCTGGGTAATATTTTGAAGGATTATCCGGCTATTGTAAGTTTTAACGGGAAGTCTTTTGACCTTCCTCTATTAAACTCCCGTTTTATTTTAAACAGGTTCAATCCGCTGGAGTTTGAAAACCATATTGACTTATTATACCCGGCCCGGAGGGTATGGAATCACCTTGAGTCCTGTGCCCTGGGTAGCCTTGAGGAGAGGGTTTTAAACATCAACAGGATAGATGATCTGCCGGGTCATGAGGTTCCAAAAACATTTTTCAGGTTTTTAAACGAAAAGAAAGGTCAGTTACTACAACCTGTTTTAAAGCATAATCTTCTAGATATTTTGACCCTGGTAACCCTGATGGTTCATCTGGTCAACGCCTTTTCCGGGGTCATTGAACTCACTGGAGAGGAACTCTATAATCTGGGAAAAGCCCATGAGAGGGATAAGAATTTAATGGAAAGTATAAAATGTTATGAAATGGCTTTGAAGAGAACGAAAAATTCCTGTTTAAGGAGCAAAATTTGCCACAGACTATCATGGCAGTATAAAAGAGCGGGGAGATGGAAGGAAGCTGTAACCGTCTGGGAGGAAATGATAAGTAATAACCTCGGAGGAATCTTCCCTTATGTGGAACTGGCTAAATATTATGAACACCGGGAAAAAAATTTAACCAGGGCATTTAAATATACTGAACAGGCCCTGGCTTATTTAAACAAATATAGAGCTTTAACTTTAAACAATGAAAAACGCGAGGAACTGATTTATCGGCAAAACCGTATTAGGCATAAATTAATGAGGGCGTAA